In the Triticum aestivum cultivar Chinese Spring chromosome 2B, IWGSC CS RefSeq v2.1, whole genome shotgun sequence genome, TTACAATCAACTGTTGTTATCCTTAATCTATTAGGCATCCGTAAGATCACACCATAAGATTCGATTCAGTGATATGCGAAACATGGTCTTGTGTGATTATTTATATTCAACCAACAAAAAAATATATATTGCATACCCTATTTAAGGCACCCTTCATCTTGTTTTTCATATTTTGTTGATTTAAAAACACAAGCATACTAACACCTTGTTTTCACCTTGTCCTCGATCTAGTAGGCTAACCCTTCACACATCGAGGTGCAAGATCATaacatttaattaattgtttaaaccattcacaaaaataaataaattcacaTGGTTAAACATATGCCTCTTTAAGTTGATAAATCGTGTTGTTCACAAACTCTACCGTTACCCTCAACCTATTGAAATAAAAATCTTTCTAATTTATTTAATAAGAATCCTAAATTTTTCCTCTGGAAAGTTTAATAAACGCTCTCATAATAGTACATTTATCCTACTGCAATGATAAGAAAACATCCAAACAAAGACAAAGAAGTAAAACAAATAGTACATCTATCCTACTGCTATGACTCGGTTACATCATATGTTGAGCACCTTGCGCCTGAACATTCAAATTTAGTGAGTGTCAATTCTGAATGAAGGCAACGTATTGTTACCTAGGTTTTTGACATAGCCGAGGACACTTGTGTAAAGTCATTGTTGTGCCTTCTTACATTAGCTGTGATTCAGTAAAGCCAGTATAGTGTTTGAGAGTGCGAGTCCATGAATCGGTCTTCTTGAGTGTGAGTCTGGCTGCATagacagcagcaacagcaaccatGGAGGGCTTGGACGGCACCAGCGCATATTGCATCAGTGCCAGTTCAGCAAAAAAGGACACCATGTTCATCATCTGCATCCATCGAGAGAGAGAGAAACTTCGGTACGCAAACTCTTTCCTTTACAGTGCAAATACATCTGAATTTACATATGGTACATTGTATTCTTTACCTCCCCATAGTTCTTCAAATTGAAGTAAGACGCAGCCATGGCAAAGCGCGCAAGGAACACATAAGGTGTAGGAACTGTCAGGTTCCATCCAAGCCGATTGAGAATGGCTTTCTCCATCCTCAGTATCTGCTTCCTGGAGTAGGCATTGTCTGTTATCGAGACCAAATCCCTCACCTGCAGGTGTACAACCAATCAGAACATGGACTGGATATACTGCAAAGTGGAAAAGCAAAGGGGTGGGAGAAACTTCCAGTGTACCTGTGGAAACATCATCTCCTCGTACTTGCAAGCAATCAGCAGGGCTGACACGCCTACCAGCTGAAGCTCCCTCCGAAGCACGAGCTGCTTCGTGAGATACCGGTCGATGATGTACGCCGTAAGGTAGAGGGTCTCCGGCATGAGATCAAACTCGTCATGCACTTCTATTATCCAGTCGACGAGGATGGCCTGCATCTTGGAGCTGAGATGCACCTGGGAGTGAATGTAGTCGCGGGGGCGACGCTCATTCTGCGACGGGACAGGAAAGATCACCTTCAGAGACAAGCAACAGATCACAAGGTTTTTGCACACACCACCTAAGAAGTACTCCCTCTGCAGTTACCTCGGCAACTTTATAGAACTTGTACAGATCATTAACGTAATCCATGAAGGTTAGCTGATTGTCGCCGCCAACCTTATCGATGTCTTGAATCACTTGTTATCGCAGTCGGAAACTGGCAATGTAATGGTGGATCAGGCTCATTGCACAGGTACTctaaatgatactccctccgatcctaaatataagtctttctaaagatatcaatatggactacatacggagcaaaataagtgaatctacactctaaactacgtctatatacatccgtatgtagtccatagtgaaatctctagaaagacttatatttaggaacggagggagtactatcttaTTTTGTTGATAATATAAACCGATGTCTTGTTTAACAGAGCTTACAGAAAAGTAATAAAGACTAGTAAAAGGACTCTCCCCGGTGTAATTTAGGTCATAAGCACCCAGGGTGCCTCAACAAacgcagaaagagagagagagagacagaatgGGGGCAACAGTTCACAAAGAGGTATGGGGCATCCTAACGCCAAAGCATCGCAGGCAAAGAGGTATGAGGGGTGAGCGAGGGTGTTGATCACCTTCTTTCTCGAGTACTTGGGACGAAACTGACGCTGCCCTAGGACAGCTGCCTCGCGCTCACGCCGGAGTCGGGGCTGATCTCAATGGCGTGTTCGGGGAGAGGAGGGGTAGAGTGGCTTAGCATGAGCCCTCCTCGCCGGGGGTTAGTTGCAGCGGGGATTCCGCAGCAAAGCCACGTTCCGATTAGCAAATTTTACCGGCTTCTGTTATGGTATAGGTAAGGAGATATTTTCACTTGACCGTCCATTGATAAAGGGTAAAATCGTCCCTATGAATGTTCCACCTATAGCAAATTTTACCGACTTTGTTACGGTAATAAGGAAATATTTTAGTGGATTCTCTTTTTAGTTCACAATGTATCAAGATCTGGATATAGTCCCgtttatataaaaaagaaaaagatcTAGATATAGTTGCACACGATTGACGTCATTAATTTACCACCCTCATGCCGAATTATTCTTTTATATGTATATACTTTCCTTACTGTGCAATGTTATGGGGAAACACCAATAGCTAtacgaacgagagagagagagagagagagagagagagagagagagcaccaaTAGCTATACGaacgagagagggggagggagagggagggggagagagggggagggggagggagagagagagagggagagagggagagagggggggggcggaagagagagagagagagccaacgCTGAGAGTTGCCTCATAGGTATCGTGCCCGGCCCAACACCtgatccagagagagagagagagagagagaggaagagagggggcgagagagagagagagagagagagagatccaacgcTGAGAGTTGCCTCATAGGTATCGTGCCCGGCCCAACACCTTATCCGCTTTGACAGTGTCGCCGAAGTCGAGATGGGAGAGGTGCTTGGGAAGCTCATGTACATAGTTGGTCTAGGGTTAGTGTTGCCCATGTGACGTTTGGTGTATGCATCGCTTGATGCATAGGCcggggtttatcttccttttaaAAAAATGTGGCGTTTGGTGTGATGTTGAGAGGGAGCATGGCGTCAACGTTTTTGAATTGCGTTCGGTGGCTAGCGAGGACAGCTGCGCCGTTGGTCCTGCTGCGATTTTATGGTGGTGCGGAGGGTTTAGACCAGCCCGAAAGCCATGAGCTAAATTGCCCATTTCGTGATCTTTCCCGTGGCGTCTCGATTGGTGATAACTTTGGCCAGCGAGAAGGACATGACCACTTGGATCGGGTGCTGGTGAAAGTAGTGTACCAGCTTGCGAGATGTCATGAGCACACCATAGATTATGTTCTAAATTTGTGGGTATCGAGCCTTGATCTCGGAGAGCACTTCGCTGACGACGTACTATGTGTATTTTGTGTTGTAGATCTTAACGCATTTTCTATAAAGATGGTCAAACTTAAGCAAATTTAACTTAGGACAAATCTAGAACATCAATTATTTGGAACAAAGAGAGTAGATGATATTGAGTCGCACTTGAAGCTGAACCAAAATACTTTCTAGATAACATGCTATGGAATTAACTCAGAAAATGGGAGTAGCCTCACAAACCCTTTCCGAGAAGAAATGTGCAGAATTCCAACATGAGATATGTTAGGCGTAGGCTGAATTTGCTTTTTTCAACAAACAGTGAAATTTATTAACTCGAAATGAACCATCAAGGGATACGAACACAATAAGTACACACCCAGCCTCTGAAGTTGCATGTCCATGCATGCGTATCACAAAGCTTAGTTACAACCTTGAAAAATAATTATCAGGATCGTAAGCCTTGACAACTACCATGGATAATATATATTTGTGGTAGTCTAGCCTAGGTAGTGGATGCAGCAGCTACTTCGCTTTGGTGACGAAGTCCGCTATCGATCGCTTCCTCCCTGTGGCTTATCAAGGTGCATTTTATCACACAAATGGCAAGGACTGTCAACGAAATCGCCAATTATTTGTAGAAGTCGATTGCAGGTGGGCGCAGGGCCACTCCTCCCAACTTTTCGCTGGAATACTTCTCGTACACCACCTTCAACTTGCTCTGGGGAGCAGCCGAGTGTGCGCTCACCAGGATCATTACACTATCACTGAAACCATCAGAGAAAAATGTCAGCACCCCTGAAACCCACGAGGATTATTCAAGCTACAAGTGCATGCTTACATTAGCTGTGACTCGGTAAAGCCAGTATGGTGCTTGAGAGTCTCAGTCCATAGAGGCGTCTTCTTGAGTGTGAGCCTGGCTGCatagacagcagcagcagcaaccatggAGGGCTTGGACGGCACCAGCGCGTATTGCAGCAGCGCCAGTTCAGCAAAAAAGAACACCATATTCTCCATCTGCATCCATACATAGAGAGAAACTTCAGCACACAAACTCGCCGCTTTATGGCGCAAAATGCATCTGAATTTACATATGGTGGCGTATATGTATTCTTTACCTCCTCGTTGTTCTTCAGCTGTGAGGAGGACGCGGCGGCCCTGGCAAAGCGCGAGAGGAACACGTAATGTGTAGGAACTGACAGGTTCCATTCAAGCGTGTTCAGAATGGCCATCTCCGTCCCCAGTATCTGCTCCCTGGTGTACAATGAACAATCAGAACGCGAACTCATACGCAGCAAAGAGAAGGGGAGAGGCTTTCGTTCAGTCTACTACCTCTGGATCCCAGGCGTCCTCCTCCTCATACTTGCAGGCGATCAGCAGGGCCGAGGCGCATACCATCTGCAGCTCACTTCGAAGCACGGGCTTATGCATCGAGAGGTACCGGTCGATGATGTACACCGTGAGGTAGAGGGTCTCCGGCATGAGCTCAAGCTTTTCATGCACTTTTATTATCCAGTCGACGAGGGCGCCCCGCTTCCTGGAGTCGATGTCCACCTGGGAGTCCATGTAGTCGCAGGGGCGGCACTCATTCTGCAACGGGCAGGAAACATCGACTTCAGGTTCAGAGACAATCAAAGATATCACAAGGTTTTTGCACACGCTATGTAAGAGTTAATTATGCGTTACCTCGGCAACTTTGTAGAACTTGTAGATATCCTCTATGTAATCCACGACGCGTAGCTGATCGTCGACGTGTAGCTCATCGATGTCTTGAATCCCTTGTAGGCGTTCGTTGGTTGTTCCAGCCGCAAACTGGCAACGCAACGGTGGATCAGACTCATTGCACAGGTTTATGATACATTGTTTTTGAAAAGGAGATTAATGAAACCTAATGACTTGTTTATAACAAAGCTTACAGAAAATAAATACTATAGAAATTTTAATACATAAGGGAAAACTCTCTCCTAGAGCTGTTTAGGTCAAACCACCCATGGTTCCTAAACAAACCCAGAAAGAGAGGAGTTAGCGGAGAGGAGACACAGCTATCAGAAACGAAGGAAACAACAGTTCAAAGCATATCCCAAGCAAAGCTTAATTTGTGCCCAGCAGAAGCAGAATTAGATGAAGGTTTATGGTACTGGGATGTAAGAAGCCGTCGAAACGAAGTGTTTTGTGACAGATAACGAACCTTAGAGCGTGATGAGGGCATATAGGCGGGCGGGGGTGTTgatcgccttcttcttcctcgcgtatACTTCCGGGCGCCGGAGCTGACGCTGCCCTCCGACTGCTGCCTCGCGCTCGCGCCGGAGTGGATGACGTGCTTAGGGGGAGGAGGGGCAGACAGCCTTCGCACAAGCTCTCCTCGCCGCAGGTCTCTCGCGGCCGGGTTCCGCCGCAGCAAAGCGACGTCGTTCCGATTAGCACGAGGCCAGGTTAAGACTTCAAGTACGCTGTCCTCCGACTCCTTGGCTCGCGCTCACGTAGGAGGCGGGGCTGATCTCGATGACGGACAGACGGAGTCTTACATGAGCTCTCCTCGCCGTAGGTCTGTCGGAGCCGGATTCCTCAGGAAAGCGACGTTCCGATTAGCACGAGGCCATGTTAATGCTCCAACTTTGACCGTCAGTTGATAAAGGGTAAATTCTTCGTATGAATGTTCCACATATAGCAATTTTCACCGGCTTTGCCGTGGAAACGATTTTTTTCCCCACTGAATTTGATTTCATATTCTTTTTTTAGATGGATTTCATATTCGTAATATATCACGATCTAGATATAGTTGCATGATGCAAACtcatctgtggttggatggttagaaggacagTGGTGTCCCCGGCTCACCAAGgttaagtcctggtgctcgcattatttctgtatttattttaggattttcggcgatgcgctttcagtgggaggagacgttcccgtcgatgacgaggcgcctacgtgattttgtaaatttcaagatggcatgccggcttagtctctcggaggtgctcatatgggtaggatgtgcgtgtgtgcgttcataggggtgagtgtatgcatgtatgtatgagcgcttgcgtctgtactgatgttaaaaaaaagaaaaaaagatatagTTGCACGGTTGACTTCCATTATTACTTTAACAAGTCGGGAGACTTAGGGCACAATGCTCTAAAAACTTTTTTCTTGTGGGTGACATTAAAAATCGTTATAATGCTCCCGCAAGAAAATGCATTCTGGCCGAACTAGCAACACATAGGCTGGTTGAAGATTTGGCGCTCTCGGGTGCTTCACCCCCTATATAAATATTaaataaaaaattaggaaaattcaaAGATACCTGAAATTTTTGGATATCAGTCCTGTGAAATTTCGTGAAGAAATGACGCCTGTTGCATTCTTAGTAAAAAAGTCAAAAAATCTATGTATAGAGAAAACTGTCTGGATGGATGGTAGGTCGGACTATATTTTCTTTGCCACGGATACAACATATGCCATCTCTTAACGAAACTAAACATGGGCAGGGTTGATATCCAAAAATTctagtttttttaataaaaaaacctGTTATTTTTTGAATTCAATATTCAAATAGGGAGTGGAGCATGCAGGAGCTCTTGTGTCCCCCATAGGACCCATGCATGTACACCGCTGCAAAAGGATCGCCATCAAGGTTGCCTACAAGTCGTCATTGTCATCACTTCTTTCCAAGCAAGCTACCCTGACTCCATTGCCAACAACCACCGCAACCCCACGGACGCAAATCAAGCTCGGTGCTACTGCAATCGAACCACCGGCAACCTGCTAGGACAAACATCGATAGATGTCGCAACCGCAGCCAGCTTGTGCTAGAACCAACATTGGCAAATGATGGGACCGTGCTCACCACGTGCTGGAACTGCCATTGGCAAATGCTAGGACTATGGTCACCACGTGCTGGAACCATTGTCGACAAATACCAGGACAATGGTCAGCACATGCGGGAACGGGGGCTTCTACATGATGTTGCGCCTGTGTTCACCATGTGCTGGAACCGGCGTCGGTGAATGTCGGGGCCATGGCTTACAGTTGCTATGACCTACCAATGACAATGTTGGAATGACAACGACAACATTTGCTGGAATGGCAACAACAACATTTGTTGGAATGGTGGCTAACATTTGCTGGAACTAGCATACAGGAGTGTTGCAACCCCAGCGCGGCAGTGCTGAACCAACCGGCCGAAATGTTGGAACGCCCACAATTGTTTGCTGGAACTAAGCGACAGAATGCTTCAACCTCGACGCGATAATGCTGGAAACGGCGCCCAACGTTGCTACAAGCTGGATTGCGGCACCACGACTCCACCGGAGTTGCGACCGTCGCCGGTGGGAGCTGCAACAACACATGGTGGGGATGGAGTGTGCTGGTGCTGCGACCATGAGCTCGAGGATCTGCGACCGGAGGATGCACCACGCTGCAACCAACGACGGCGAGGCGGGATGAGCAGTGTCGGCGCCGTCGGTGGTCCAAGCAGGGGTGGGCGGCGGTGACGCTCTCAAGCGGGAGGGGCTCCTATTCTCCGTTTATTCTGTGGACTCGCGCGAAAGAGATGTATGTCATGAGGAAGAAGAAATCGCACAGCTATAATTGGGCAAATCGGACAGGTAGCACGCAGCCGGCCAAAAATTGGACCGGCTGGCCGGCGCCTAGCGTTGTCCTTACGTGAATGGGTGATGATTCTCTGTAGCACCAAAAAATAGTATTGGGTAGCTTGGTTTACTTTATTTCGGCTAGAGAGCCGCATTCCTGCCCACCTACCTTTTCACACTATATACCGTACTTCTATGATGAAAGATGTACAGTACATTGCCACCTATAAATACCTACTTCTTCCTTCTACTGGTGATCCAACATCAAGGGACTCTACTTCCCACCTGAACACAATGC is a window encoding:
- the LOC123039511 gene encoding cyclin-B1-1-like → MDMQLQRLVIQDIDKVGGDNQLTFMDYVNDLYKFYKVAENERRPRDYIHSQVHLSSKMQAILVDWIIEVHDEFDLMPETLYLTAYIIDRYLTKQLVLRRELQLVGVSALLIACKYEEMMFPQVRDLVSITDNAYSRKQILRMEKAILNRLGWNLTVPTPYVFLARFAMAASYFNLKNYGEMMNMVSFFAELALMQYALVPSKPSMVAVAAVYAARLTLKKTDSWTRTLKHYTGFTESQLM